The proteins below are encoded in one region of Segatella copri:
- a CDS encoding ATP-binding protein, translating into MRRKVYEQLKKWKEEQNGESAVLINGARRVGKSYIVKEFAQKEYKSYILLDFNKIGKDIKSLFETYLDDLDTFFMYLSSFTNTPLYPRNSVIIFDEVQLYPRARTAIKYLVEDGRYDYIETGSLVSIKKNVENIMIPSEEEEILMYPMDFEEFLWALNNETLMPLIRMNFQKRHEMGQMMHRMAMDYFRQYLIVGGMPQAVAKFVETRDFNKVDRVKRQILTLYRNDIQKYASTYVFKVTQIFDTIPSQLQKHEKKFMLKALTEGARMRDYETAFFWLSDAMIVNMAYNTTEPSIGLGMNTDDTTLKCYMADTGLLISHAFNENTIVSENLYNKLLIDKLEFNGGMIVENIVAQMLRSAGHKLYFFSKYSKENAQERMELDFLIAKDTITSKHNISPIEVKSTNRYTLTSLKKCIAKYGSYLATPYVLHTADLKVEEGITYLPLYMTGLL; encoded by the coding sequence ATGAGAAGAAAAGTATATGAGCAGCTAAAGAAATGGAAAGAAGAACAGAACGGAGAAAGTGCTGTTCTCATCAATGGTGCCCGTCGTGTAGGAAAGAGCTATATCGTAAAGGAATTCGCTCAAAAAGAATACAAGAGTTATATTTTACTTGATTTCAATAAAATAGGAAAGGACATAAAATCCTTGTTCGAAACCTATCTGGATGACTTGGATACGTTCTTTATGTATTTAAGCAGTTTCACCAATACACCTCTATATCCAAGAAATTCGGTTATAATCTTTGATGAGGTGCAATTGTATCCCCGGGCTCGTACAGCTATCAAGTATCTGGTTGAAGATGGTCGTTACGATTATATCGAGACTGGTTCGCTCGTTTCTATCAAAAAGAACGTAGAGAATATCATGATTCCTTCTGAGGAGGAAGAAATATTGATGTATCCTATGGATTTCGAGGAATTCTTGTGGGCACTGAACAATGAAACCCTGATGCCGCTTATACGAATGAACTTTCAGAAAAGGCATGAGATGGGACAAATGATGCATCGCATGGCAATGGACTATTTCAGACAGTATCTCATTGTTGGAGGAATGCCGCAGGCTGTAGCTAAATTTGTAGAAACCAGAGATTTCAATAAGGTGGATCGTGTGAAACGCCAAATTCTTACTTTATATCGTAATGATATCCAGAAGTATGCGTCAACTTATGTATTTAAAGTTACTCAGATTTTTGATACTATTCCTTCTCAGCTTCAAAAACATGAGAAGAAATTTATGTTGAAGGCACTCACCGAAGGGGCGAGAATGCGAGATTATGAAACGGCATTCTTTTGGCTGTCAGATGCCATGATAGTCAATATGGCCTATAATACGACAGAGCCAAGCATCGGTCTTGGCATGAATACCGATGATACGACATTGAAATGCTATATGGCTGATACGGGGTTGCTCATCAGTCATGCTTTCAATGAAAATACGATAGTGTCGGAAAACTTATATAACAAGCTTCTGATAGATAAGCTGGAGTTCAATGGCGGAATGATAGTTGAGAATATAGTTGCTCAGATGTTACGTTCGGCAGGGCATAAGCTGTATTTCTTTTCCAAATATAGTAAGGAGAATGCCCAGGAAAGGATGGAACTGGATTTCCTGATAGCCAAAGATACAATAACGTCAAAGCATAATATTTCACCGATAGAAGTGAAGTCTACTAATAGATACACGCTCACTTCTCTCAAAAAGTGCATCGCTAAATATGGTAGCTATCTGGCAACCCCGTATGTTTTGCATACTGCTGATTTGAAAGTTGAGGAGGGGATTACTTATTTGCCATTGTATATGACAGGGTTATTATAA
- the sprA gene encoding cell surface protein SprA, producing MKQKQRFISFLLAWLMVATFGYAIALPQLQDDKKKTHTSTAQPVQLDEDTIPDSLLHTRWQIQRTQPYSLSDLYQSPLDLKRPDNLQYQVVYNDTIDRYIIGNRMGSTWLSAPIMLTPKEYLAWTEQQQRNSYFRKQNDEIFQAKGKEKFDFSDMHFDLGPAEKIFGPGGIRVKTQGSAELKFGINKKNIDNPSLPIRNRKTTMMDFDEKINLNVNGKVGDKVNMNLNYNTDATFDFDAQNMKLKYDGKEDEIIKLVEAGNVSFPSNSSLIKGASSLFGVRTDMQFGKLKLQMVASQKKSASKSVSTRGGVQLTPFELNVADYEENRHFFLSQYFRNHYDAWMQKLPNLTTGITINRVEVWVTNKTGNTTNTRNIVALTDLGENQKLSNPMWAASGQVPSNQANTEYAAMTGQYAAARDIDQAATTLDGGGLVGGADYEKLESARLLNSSEYTVNTALGYISLKTSLQTDQVLAVAYEYTSGGVTYQVGEFASDLSDTKQALFVKSLKNTSNNPRQGNWGLMMKNVYYLASTVEKEKFRLDVKYQSDTTGVYLSYIPEQQVKEQPIIRVLGADRLDNNNKAHSNGYFDYVEGYTISNGRVFIPKAEPFGSYMRDYLVKRGVAADKAEKYAFTELYDSTKTIAKQIAEKNKYQIVGQFKGSAANVISLDAYNVPQGSVVVTAGGITLKEGTDYSVDYSAGEVTILNQSIIDAGTAVNVSLESNTDFGQTRKTMFGLNWEYDFTKNFQLSGTIQHLSEQALTTKVSLGSEPLKNTLWGINLNWRKESQWLTNVLDKIPFLHLTQPSQISFTGEFAQLIAGEAGGTQDNASYIDDFEGTKTTIDVTTPTSWFISSVPSLNFKDDYSDKTGLSSGFHRSRLAWYTIDPLFTRRGSSLTPGHIKGDLKQLSNHYVREVYTKELFPLRDQSSYQGATNTLNVLNLAYYPSEPGPYNFNVTDLQADGTLQNPQRNWGGMMRKLDTNDFEQANIEYIEFWMLDPFIYSREEADAADYGGDFYINLGEVSEDILRDGKKFYESGMPVDGSKSYTYTQWGKIPTQSTVTYAFATTSGSRALQDVGFNGLTDAEEQEFYKSAYLDQIQGKVNQAVFDSIFADPARDDYHYFRGSDWDEMRAPILQRYKYINNPQGNSPDSDSRSESYDTSYKSTPDVEDINQDYTLNEYEKYFQYRVSIRPEDLVVGNNHIVDKREYSQTWRDNTKSTVTWYQFRIPIDEFESRQGNINDFSSIRFMRMFLTGFKKPIVLRFGTFDLVMGKWRTYDQPLGAASGGTLDASSVSLEENGEKTPVNYVLPPGIKREQDPSQPQLVEANEQALSLVVKNMSTGEAKAVYKNSTLDLRQYKRIQMFAHANALEQNTTRLQDGDLSVFIRLGSDYKNNYYEYEIPLKLTEPRSNYNRYVLADCKAVWPEENMLDVPLSVFTALKKNRNKAKAQGVASYLAPYSMMDAEHPQNKITIVGNPSLGEVKTMMLGVRNNSADIKSGEVWINELRLKEHNNSGGWAANANLNVQLSDLGSVNATGRYISEGFGGLEDGVASRTTDNYGTYSVTTSLEMGKFFPDKAKVSIPLYYSITKEKTTPKYNPLDTDMELKDALDAAGSKHERDSIENIAATKITQTNFSISNARVGIATKRHPMPYDPANFSFTYSHQHQYTTGETTMYERKDNWRGALDYSWSPVYKAWEPFKRLKNKSKWLDILKRFGLNWLPQNIAFNTEMTRDYYELQERDMETLMSGAAGVDSKLPLTFSEQFLWNREFSINWDLTKNLHMNFQSATHAQIEEPYTPVNKDLYADQYHAWKDSVWTSIRHWGAPLDYSQNFQASYKVPLNLLPVFDWVNSDASYNANYSWERGTEDEEGNSYGNTINTQRELTLNGNFNLVKLYNHVPFLKKVNDKFDRTQSRAQMQRKKLEKKKKKQEAKEQAADPKKALPKNKRAFEREITLLPDTTFKIRHGKNTKRLIVNAKTEDGKVFPLKYKKVDNNQIRIISKVDTAMKVKLSVLAKEPLDDKKWYKGLQLASRLAMMVRNVSINYRSSYQLTLPGFLPSVGDAFGQKKVGQMAPGLDFAFGMVGDDYIEKARNNDWLLCNDSIATPATTSRTDNLTLRATLEPVKDFKIDLSATRTKTTQKSIQYMYEGTPTTQSGAFQMTTISLGSAFEGMGNANSGYRSKTFEKFVNSLAGFRDRVEAQYAGTVYPAGSALAGGKFDASRTPVNQYSSDVMIPAFLKAYTSMGGNSLSVFPALSRMLPNWTIRYSGLGRLPWFNEHFKSININHSYKSVFAVGSYNSYSTFQEYMNGLGFVSDATTGNPSPSSMFNISQVSINESFSPLLGMDVTFNNNMTVKAEYRQTRVLNLSMTSVQLNEALSKDWVIGMGYRINNFDVFGWGAKASRSKSKGGNKNAANKNASTTKTVQNGTNHDLNLRLDFSFRKQAAIVRDIASMVSSASSGNNALKLSFSADYTFSKLLTMSFYYDRQTNTPLLSSSSYPTTTQDFGLSIKFSLTR from the coding sequence ATGAAACAGAAGCAAAGATTCATATCTTTTCTATTGGCTTGGCTGATGGTGGCAACCTTCGGCTATGCGATAGCTTTGCCTCAACTTCAGGACGATAAAAAGAAAACCCATACCAGCACAGCCCAGCCCGTGCAGCTCGATGAAGATACCATTCCCGATTCGCTGCTGCATACCCGCTGGCAGATTCAGCGCACCCAACCTTACTCCCTGAGCGACCTCTATCAGAGTCCGCTCGACCTGAAACGTCCTGATAATCTGCAATATCAGGTAGTCTACAACGATACCATCGACCGCTATATCATCGGCAACCGCATGGGGTCAACCTGGCTTTCGGCTCCTATCATGCTCACTCCGAAAGAGTATCTTGCATGGACCGAACAGCAGCAGCGCAACAGCTACTTCCGCAAGCAGAACGATGAAATCTTCCAGGCAAAAGGCAAGGAGAAGTTCGATTTCTCAGATATGCACTTCGACTTGGGACCTGCCGAGAAAATCTTCGGTCCTGGTGGCATCAGAGTGAAGACTCAGGGTTCTGCCGAACTCAAGTTCGGTATCAACAAGAAAAACATCGACAATCCTTCGTTGCCTATCCGCAACCGAAAGACGACGATGATGGATTTTGATGAGAAAATCAACCTCAACGTCAACGGAAAGGTGGGCGATAAGGTGAACATGAACCTGAATTACAACACCGATGCCACCTTCGATTTCGATGCACAGAACATGAAACTGAAGTACGACGGCAAGGAAGATGAAATCATCAAACTCGTTGAAGCGGGCAATGTCTCCTTCCCTTCCAACTCTTCGCTCATCAAAGGCGCCAGCAGTCTGTTTGGTGTTAGAACCGATATGCAGTTTGGCAAACTCAAGCTGCAGATGGTAGCTTCGCAGAAGAAAAGTGCATCGAAGAGCGTATCTACCAGGGGCGGTGTGCAGCTCACTCCTTTCGAACTGAATGTAGCCGATTATGAGGAGAACCGCCACTTCTTCCTCTCCCAGTATTTCAGAAATCATTATGATGCCTGGATGCAGAAACTTCCTAATCTCACCACGGGCATCACCATCAACCGTGTGGAGGTGTGGGTTACCAACAAAACCGGCAATACCACCAATACCCGAAACATCGTAGCCCTGACCGACCTGGGCGAGAACCAGAAACTGAGCAACCCGATGTGGGCGGCGAGCGGACAGGTGCCTTCTAACCAGGCGAATACTGAGTATGCGGCGATGACAGGACAGTATGCTGCTGCCCGTGACATCGACCAGGCTGCAACCACTCTCGATGGAGGCGGACTGGTTGGCGGAGCCGATTATGAGAAGCTGGAGAGTGCCCGTTTGCTCAATTCTTCAGAGTATACGGTCAATACTGCATTGGGTTATATCTCATTGAAAACCAGTCTGCAGACCGACCAGGTACTTGCCGTAGCTTATGAGTATACATCGGGAGGCGTTACCTATCAGGTGGGTGAGTTTGCATCCGATCTCAGTGATACCAAGCAGGCACTCTTCGTGAAATCGCTCAAGAATACCAGTAACAATCCGCGACAGGGCAACTGGGGGTTGATGATGAAGAACGTTTATTATCTGGCTTCTACCGTAGAGAAGGAGAAGTTCCGCCTGGATGTAAAATACCAGAGCGATACCACCGGTGTATATCTCAGTTATATCCCTGAGCAGCAGGTGAAGGAGCAGCCAATCATCCGTGTGCTTGGCGCCGACCGTCTGGATAACAACAACAAGGCACACAGCAATGGATATTTCGATTATGTAGAAGGCTATACCATCTCTAATGGACGCGTGTTCATTCCGAAGGCAGAGCCTTTCGGCAGTTATATGCGTGATTATCTGGTCAAGCGGGGCGTGGCTGCCGACAAGGCTGAAAAGTATGCCTTTACCGAACTTTATGACAGTACGAAGACCATAGCCAAGCAGATAGCCGAAAAGAACAAGTATCAGATTGTGGGACAGTTCAAGGGCTCTGCAGCCAATGTCATCTCGCTCGATGCCTACAATGTGCCACAGGGCTCGGTGGTCGTTACGGCAGGCGGTATCACCCTGAAAGAGGGCACCGACTATTCGGTAGATTACAGTGCCGGCGAGGTGACCATCCTGAACCAGAGCATCATCGATGCCGGTACGGCTGTCAACGTTTCTCTGGAGAGTAATACCGATTTCGGACAAACCCGAAAAACGATGTTCGGACTGAACTGGGAGTATGATTTTACCAAGAACTTCCAGTTGAGCGGTACTATCCAGCACCTCTCCGAACAGGCGCTTACCACCAAGGTATCCTTGGGCTCCGAACCGCTGAAGAACACCCTTTGGGGCATCAATCTCAACTGGCGCAAGGAGAGTCAGTGGCTCACCAATGTGCTTGACAAGATACCATTCCTGCACCTCACCCAGCCATCGCAGATATCCTTTACAGGAGAATTTGCCCAGCTTATTGCCGGTGAGGCAGGCGGCACACAGGACAATGCATCTTATATCGATGACTTCGAGGGTACGAAGACTACCATCGATGTAACTACTCCTACCTCCTGGTTTATATCCAGTGTGCCTTCGCTCAATTTCAAGGACGATTACAGCGATAAGACCGGTCTGAGCAGCGGCTTCCACCGTTCGCGCCTAGCCTGGTATACCATCGATCCGCTGTTCACCCGCCGTGGAAGTTCGCTCACTCCGGGACATATCAAGGGCGACCTTAAGCAGTTGAGTAACCATTATGTCCGCGAGGTCTATACCAAGGAGCTCTTCCCATTGCGCGACCAGAGCAGTTATCAGGGCGCTACCAATACCCTGAATGTACTCAATCTGGCCTACTATCCAAGTGAGCCGGGACCATACAACTTCAATGTAACAGATTTGCAGGCAGACGGAACCCTGCAGAATCCGCAGCGCAACTGGGGCGGAATGATGCGTAAGCTGGATACCAACGATTTCGAGCAGGCAAACATCGAATACATCGAGTTTTGGATGCTCGATCCGTTCATCTATTCCCGCGAAGAGGCTGATGCTGCCGATTACGGTGGCGATTTCTACATCAACCTGGGCGAGGTGAGCGAGGATATCCTGCGTGATGGCAAGAAATTCTATGAGAGTGGCATGCCGGTAGATGGCAGCAAGAGCTACACCTATACCCAGTGGGGTAAGATTCCTACCCAGAGCACTGTGACCTATGCCTTTGCTACCACCAGTGGCAGCAGAGCCTTGCAGGATGTGGGTTTCAACGGACTGACTGATGCCGAGGAGCAGGAATTCTACAAGAGTGCTTATCTCGACCAGATTCAGGGCAAGGTGAACCAGGCGGTGTTCGACAGTATCTTTGCCGATCCGGCACGTGATGACTACCACTATTTCCGCGGTTCCGACTGGGATGAGATGCGTGCTCCAATCCTGCAGAGATATAAGTATATCAACAATCCTCAGGGCAACTCGCCTGACAGCGACAGCCGTTCTGAGAGCTATGATACTTCTTATAAGTCAACGCCGGATGTCGAGGATATCAACCAGGATTATACGCTCAACGAATATGAGAAATACTTCCAGTATCGTGTCAGCATCCGTCCGGAAGATCTCGTGGTGGGTAACAATCATATTGTAGATAAGCGTGAATACAGCCAGACCTGGCGTGATAATACCAAGTCTACCGTTACCTGGTATCAGTTCCGCATACCTATCGATGAGTTTGAGAGCCGTCAGGGCAACATCAACGATTTCTCCAGCATCCGCTTCATGCGTATGTTCCTCACCGGTTTCAAGAAACCTATCGTGCTGCGTTTCGGTACCTTCGACCTCGTGATGGGCAAGTGGCGTACCTATGATCAGCCGCTCGGCGCAGCCAGTGGCGGAACCCTCGACGCAAGCAGCGTGAGTCTGGAAGAGAACGGCGAGAAGACACCGGTCAACTATGTCTTGCCTCCGGGTATCAAGCGCGAACAGGATCCTAGTCAGCCTCAGTTGGTTGAGGCTAACGAGCAGGCGTTGAGTCTGGTGGTCAAGAATATGAGCACAGGCGAGGCGAAGGCGGTTTACAAGAATTCTACCCTTGATCTGCGCCAGTACAAGCGCATCCAGATGTTTGCCCATGCCAATGCTCTGGAGCAGAATACCACCCGTCTGCAGGATGGTGATCTCTCAGTCTTCATCCGTCTGGGTAGCGATTATAAGAACAATTACTACGAGTATGAAATCCCTCTGAAGCTCACCGAGCCACGCTCCAACTACAACCGCTATGTGCTAGCCGACTGTAAGGCGGTATGGCCTGAGGAGAATATGCTCGATGTGCCGCTGAGCGTCTTTACGGCATTGAAGAAAAACCGCAACAAGGCGAAGGCACAGGGTGTGGCTTCTTATCTCGCTCCTTATTCCATGATGGATGCAGAACATCCGCAGAACAAGATTACCATCGTGGGTAATCCGAGTCTCGGCGAGGTGAAGACCATGATGCTGGGTGTGAGAAACAATTCTGCCGACATCAAGAGCGGTGAGGTATGGATAAACGAACTCCGACTCAAGGAACATAATAATTCGGGCGGTTGGGCTGCCAATGCCAACCTGAACGTACAACTCTCCGATTTGGGTAGCGTGAATGCCACCGGCAGATACATCAGCGAGGGATTCGGCGGTCTGGAAGATGGCGTGGCAAGTCGCACTACCGATAATTACGGTACTTACAGTGTGACCACATCGCTCGAAATGGGTAAGTTCTTCCCTGACAAGGCGAAGGTGAGCATACCTTTATATTATAGTATTACCAAGGAGAAGACTACTCCTAAGTATAATCCGCTGGATACCGATATGGAGTTGAAGGATGCCCTCGATGCCGCCGGATCCAAGCATGAGCGCGATTCTATCGAGAACATCGCTGCCACCAAGATTACGCAGACCAACTTCTCCATCTCGAATGCCCGGGTGGGTATCGCTACCAAGCGCCATCCGATGCCATACGATCCAGCCAACTTCTCATTCACCTACAGTCATCAGCATCAGTATACTACGGGTGAAACGACGATGTATGAGCGCAAGGACAACTGGCGCGGAGCCCTGGATTATTCGTGGAGCCCGGTTTATAAGGCATGGGAACCATTCAAGAGACTGAAGAACAAGAGCAAGTGGCTCGACATACTGAAACGTTTCGGACTGAACTGGCTGCCGCAGAACATAGCCTTCAATACCGAGATGACGCGCGACTACTACGAGTTGCAGGAGCGCGATATGGAAACCCTGATGAGTGGAGCTGCCGGAGTAGACTCCAAGTTGCCGCTCACTTTCAGTGAACAGTTCCTCTGGAACCGTGAGTTCTCCATCAACTGGGATCTGACCAAGAACCTGCACATGAACTTCCAGAGTGCTACCCATGCACAGATAGAGGAACCATATACACCGGTCAATAAGGATCTTTATGCCGACCAGTATCATGCCTGGAAGGATTCCGTATGGACCAGCATCCGCCACTGGGGTGCACCGCTCGACTACAGTCAGAATTTCCAGGCATCCTACAAGGTGCCTCTCAATCTGCTGCCTGTCTTCGACTGGGTGAACAGCGATGCCTCTTACAATGCCAACTATTCTTGGGAGCGCGGTACAGAGGATGAGGAGGGTAACTCGTATGGAAACACCATCAATACCCAGCGCGAGCTGACATTGAACGGTAACTTCAATCTGGTGAAACTCTACAACCATGTGCCTTTCCTGAAGAAGGTAAACGATAAGTTTGACCGTACCCAGAGTAGGGCACAGATGCAGCGCAAGAAGCTGGAAAAAAAGAAAAAGAAGCAGGAAGCAAAGGAACAGGCGGCTGATCCGAAGAAGGCGCTGCCTAAGAACAAGCGTGCCTTCGAACGGGAAATCACCCTCCTGCCTGATACTACATTCAAGATACGCCACGGTAAGAATACCAAGCGACTGATTGTGAATGCCAAGACGGAAGACGGCAAGGTATTCCCGCTTAAATATAAAAAGGTGGATAATAACCAGATCAGAATCATCTCAAAGGTAGATACTGCCATGAAGGTGAAACTCTCCGTACTGGCTAAGGAACCGCTTGATGATAAGAAATGGTATAAGGGATTGCAGTTGGCTAGTCGCTTGGCAATGATGGTGCGCAATGTGAGCATCAACTATCGCAGCAGCTATCAGCTCACCCTGCCGGGCTTCTTGCCTAGTGTGGGTGATGCCTTCGGACAGAAGAAGGTGGGACAGATGGCACCGGGTCTTGACTTCGCCTTCGGTATGGTTGGCGACGATTATATCGAGAAGGCTAGAAACAACGACTGGCTGCTCTGCAACGACAGTATCGCAACACCTGCTACTACCAGCAGAACGGATAATCTTACGTTGCGTGCCACCTTGGAGCCTGTCAAGGATTTCAAGATTGATCTCTCAGCCACACGTACCAAGACCACGCAGAAGAGCATACAGTATATGTATGAAGGAACGCCAACTACCCAGAGTGGAGCCTTCCAGATGACTACCATCTCGCTGGGGTCGGCTTTCGAGGGAATGGGCAATGCCAATTCGGGTTATCGCAGCAAGACCTTCGAGAAGTTTGTCAACTCGCTGGCTGGTTTCAGAGATAGGGTAGAGGCGCAGTATGCCGGAACTGTTTATCCGGCTGGTTCGGCTCTGGCTGGCGGCAAGTTTGATGCTTCCCGCACGCCGGTCAACCAGTATAGCAGCGATGTCATGATTCCTGCCTTCCTCAAGGCTTATACCTCGATGGGTGGCAATTCACTCTCGGTATTCCCAGCTTTGAGCCGGATGTTGCCAAACTGGACTATCCGTTATAGTGGACTGGGACGTCTGCCTTGGTTCAACGAGCACTTCAAGAGTATCAACATCAACCACTCTTACAAGAGCGTCTTTGCGGTAGGCAGCTACAACAGTTACAGCACCTTCCAGGAGTATATGAACGGTCTCGGCTTCGTGAGTGATGCCACTACGGGCAATCCGTCGCCAAGCAGCATGTTCAACATTTCGCAGGTAAGTATCAATGAGTCGTTCTCGCCATTATTGGGTATGGATGTCACATTCAACAATAATATGACGGTGAAGGCAGAATATCGCCAGACCCGTGTGTTGAACCTCAGTATGACGAGTGTGCAGCTGAACGAGGCATTGAGTAAGGACTGGGTAATCGGTATGGGTTACCGCATCAACAACTTCGATGTTTTCGGTTGGGGCGCCAAGGCCTCCCGTTCCAAGTCGAAGGGCGGCAACAAGAATGCAGCCAATAAGAATGCGTCGACCACCAAGACGGTTCAGAATGGTACCAACCATGATCTGAATCTACGTCTTGACTTCAGTTTCCGCAAGCAGGCAGCCATCGTTCGTGATATTGCCTCAATGGTAAGCAGTGCCAGCAGCGGCAACAATGCTCTGAAACTGAGCTTCTCTGCCGATTATACCTTCAGCAAACTCCTTACCATGAGTTTCTATTATGACCGTCAGACCAACACCCCGCTCCTGTCGAGCAGCAGTTATCCTACCACAACGCAGGATTTCGGCCTGAGTATCAAGTTCTCGCTGACGAGATAA
- a CDS encoding diaminopimelate dehydrogenase codes for MKKFRAAVVGYGNIGKFTVEALEAAPDFEIAGIVRRQGAKDKPAELANYEVVDDITKLKDVDVAILATPTRSCPEYAEKIVALGINTVDSFDIHTSILDYRTKQMENCKKAGKVSVISAGWDPGSDSIVRVLMESLAPKGLTYTNFGPGMSMGHSVCVRSKKGVKEALSVTIPLGEGIHRRMVYVELEEGAKLEDVTAEIKADPYFAHDETHVFAVASVDDVKDMGHGVNLVRKGVSGKTQNQRFEFNMSINNPALTAQVLVNVARASFRLQPGCYTMPEIPVIDMLPGTREEIVATLV; via the coding sequence ATGAAGAAATTTAGAGCAGCCGTAGTAGGATACGGCAACATCGGTAAGTTTACTGTTGAGGCACTCGAAGCAGCTCCTGACTTTGAGATTGCAGGTATTGTACGTCGCCAGGGTGCCAAGGACAAACCAGCTGAGTTGGCAAACTATGAAGTAGTAGATGACATCACCAAGTTGAAGGATGTAGATGTTGCTATCCTCGCAACCCCTACCCGCTCTTGCCCTGAGTATGCAGAGAAGATCGTTGCTCTCGGTATCAACACCGTAGACAGCTTCGATATCCACACCAGTATCCTCGACTATCGTACCAAGCAGATGGAAAACTGCAAGAAGGCTGGCAAGGTAAGCGTTATCTCTGCTGGTTGGGACCCAGGTTCTGATTCTATCGTACGTGTTCTGATGGAGAGCCTTGCTCCTAAGGGTTTGACATATACCAACTTCGGTCCTGGTATGAGTATGGGTCACTCAGTTTGTGTTCGTAGCAAGAAGGGCGTAAAGGAAGCACTCTCTGTAACCATCCCATTGGGTGAGGGTATCCACCGCCGTATGGTATACGTAGAGTTGGAAGAAGGTGCCAAGCTTGAGGATGTAACAGCCGAAATCAAGGCCGATCCATACTTTGCTCACGATGAGACCCACGTATTTGCCGTAGCATCTGTAGATGATGTAAAGGATATGGGTCATGGTGTGAACCTCGTTCGCAAGGGTGTATCAGGCAAGACCCAGAACCAGCGTTTCGAGTTCAACATGAGCATCAACAACCCAGCCCTCACCGCTCAGGTATTGGTTAACGTGGCTCGTGCTTCATTCCGTCTGCAGCCAGGTTGCTACACCATGCCAGAGATTCCAGTTATCGATATGTTGCCAGGAACCCGTGAGGAAATCGTTGCAACACTCGTATAA
- the ruvA gene encoding Holliday junction branch migration protein RuvA, translating to MIEYIHGDLTELTPALAVVETAGVGYGLNISLNTYTAIQGKQEVKLYVHEVLVAGGRDDSFTLFGFATKQERELYRLLITVSGVGGNTARMILSSLSPRELCEIISTGNDKVLKTVKGIGLKTAQRIIIDLKDKIVSLGIADELPASGGNVVMVNNDVKDEAVSALTMLGFSPAPSAKVVVDILKAQPDLPVEQVVKLALKQIK from the coding sequence ATGATAGAATATATTCATGGCGATCTGACAGAGCTGACACCTGCGCTGGCTGTTGTTGAGACTGCGGGGGTGGGCTACGGACTCAATATATCGCTCAATACATATACTGCCATTCAGGGCAAACAGGAAGTGAAACTCTATGTTCACGAAGTGCTGGTGGCTGGTGGAAGAGATGACTCTTTCACCCTTTTCGGCTTTGCTACCAAACAGGAACGTGAACTCTACCGCCTCCTCATCACCGTTTCAGGAGTAGGCGGAAATACAGCCCGTATGATTCTCTCTTCACTCTCGCCACGCGAACTCTGCGAAATCATCTCTACTGGTAACGACAAGGTGCTGAAAACCGTGAAGGGTATCGGACTGAAGACAGCACAGCGAATCATCATCGACCTGAAAGATAAAATCGTGAGCCTCGGCATCGCTGACGAACTGCCAGCCAGCGGAGGCAATGTGGTGATGGTGAACAATGACGTAAAGGATGAGGCGGTAAGCGCCCTCACCATGCTCGGCTTCTCGCCGGCACCATCTGCCAAGGTAGTAGTAGATATCCTCAAGGCACAGCCTGATCTCCCGGTAGAACAGGTTGTGAAACTGGCATTGAAGCAAATCAAATAA